One Paenibacillus riograndensis SBR5 DNA segment encodes these proteins:
- a CDS encoding ABC transporter permease, which produces MLRSVAAEWPKLRHSRMGLVLASLPVISLLIGCFNFYFNQEALQNGWYSLWTQVSLFYGEFFLPILIAICCAFVCRLEHVNRNWNMILAAPVPITSIFLAKLAIVGILIAGAQVSFLILYWTAGQMLSIMEPFPMEIILWTFRGWVASITIAALQLGLSIRIRSFATPIGISLCAVFIGLGLYVLKLGLLFPYSLLTIGMGVLTQRGLTLAENLLFFIMNGVYIVLLSVWSIRRLRYRDVG; this is translated from the coding sequence ATGCTCAGAAGCGTTGCTGCCGAATGGCCCAAGCTGCGTCATTCCCGGATGGGGCTGGTGCTGGCCAGCCTGCCGGTGATCAGCCTGCTGATCGGCTGCTTTAACTTTTATTTTAATCAGGAGGCCTTGCAGAACGGCTGGTATAGCTTGTGGACACAGGTGAGCTTATTTTACGGAGAGTTTTTTTTACCGATTCTGATTGCGATCTGCTGCGCCTTTGTCTGCCGGCTGGAGCACGTGAACAGGAACTGGAATATGATTCTGGCTGCGCCCGTACCGATAACGAGTATCTTTTTGGCCAAGCTGGCCATTGTGGGCATACTGATCGCTGGAGCGCAGGTATCATTTCTAATCTTGTACTGGACCGCCGGGCAGATGCTGTCCATTATGGAGCCCTTTCCAATGGAAATCATCCTCTGGACCTTCCGCGGCTGGGTCGCTTCAATTACCATTGCCGCCTTGCAGCTCGGGCTATCCATACGCATCCGCAGTTTTGCCACACCGATTGGTATCAGCCTGTGTGCGGTTTTTATCGGACTGGGCCTGTATGTCCTGAAGCTGGGCCTGCTGTTCCCTTACTCACTGCTGACGATAGGTATGGGCGTACTCACTCAGCGCGGACTGACACTTGCAGAGAATCTGCTGTTCTTCATAATGAACGGGGTGTACATTGTGTTGCTGTCTGTCTGGTCTATCCGCCGGTTGAGGTATAGGGATGTGGGTTGA
- a CDS encoding ABC transporter permease: MMKALSLEYYKIRRRKVWAMLTLFLAAELGWASMSMGISISRSAANATWEALIFSLSSMNGLFLPILSAIVVSRICDMEHKGDTWKMLLTTSVGRSSIYAAKYICAGSLMLYGILAQAVFIVGFGVLHKLDGPLPVALLLQFAAGTLSANLLITAMQQWISLAVKNQAFALCLGMLGAFLGTTASLFPAAVRHVIVWSYYLDLSPVTYVYKASSGTYITGTMPLVQLSVALVLTLLLYAAGNTHISRQEI; encoded by the coding sequence GTGATGAAAGCCTTGTCTTTGGAATATTATAAAATCCGCCGGAGAAAGGTATGGGCGATGCTTACGCTCTTTCTGGCCGCCGAGTTGGGATGGGCATCGATGTCCATGGGCATATCGATTTCGCGAAGTGCAGCCAATGCCACCTGGGAAGCGCTGATTTTCAGCCTCTCGTCCATGAACGGGCTGTTTTTGCCGATTCTCTCGGCCATTGTAGTGTCCAGAATTTGTGACATGGAGCACAAAGGAGACACCTGGAAAATGCTGCTGACTACGTCAGTCGGACGCAGCTCTATTTATGCCGCCAAATATATTTGTGCGGGCAGTCTGATGCTGTACGGCATTCTGGCCCAGGCCGTTTTTATTGTGGGCTTCGGCGTGCTGCACAAGCTGGACGGCCCGCTTCCGGTAGCACTGCTGCTGCAATTCGCTGCGGGTACGCTTTCTGCCAATCTGCTGATTACAGCGATGCAGCAATGGATTTCGCTGGCGGTGAAGAACCAGGCGTTTGCCCTGTGCCTTGGCATGCTGGGCGCGTTCCTGGGGACGACCGCCAGCCTGTTTCCTGCAGCTGTCCGGCATGTCATTGTCTGGTCCTATTATCTGGACCTCAGTCCGGTCACGTATGTCTATAAGGCTTCCTCCGGAACCTATATTACCGGGACAATGCCTCTCGTCCAGTTGAGTGTTGCTCTAGTACTGACGCTGCTTTTGTATGCTGCCGGGAATACTCATATCTCAAGACAAGAGATTTAA
- a CDS encoding ABC transporter ATP-binding protein, producing the protein MNAYPIIETQHLTKSYGGTPRVDHINLAVQQGEIFGFLGPNGAGKTTTLKMLLGLIQPTKGSVKLFGKELRNNRESILNQTGSLIESPSYYGHLTGLENLRVMQRLRSLPAKNIDKVLQIVRLDNHKHKPARQYSLGMKQRLGLAMALLAFPSLLILDEPTNGLDPAGIGEIRELIQSLPAQYGMTILVSSHLLSEIEQIATSVGIISEGKLLFQGTMAALQAQNQAAIHFQTHDPAMAVKVLAAHGYRPRIQERLLVFGAMQDSEVARINEILVSSRISVSRIEAYKKSLEDIFLDLTGKERSL; encoded by the coding sequence ATGAACGCTTACCCAATCATTGAGACACAGCATTTGACCAAATCCTATGGCGGTACGCCCAGAGTGGATCACATCAATCTGGCCGTTCAACAAGGAGAGATATTCGGCTTTCTCGGCCCGAACGGAGCCGGTAAAACCACAACGCTTAAGATGCTGCTGGGCCTGATCCAACCGACAAAAGGGTCGGTGAAGCTATTTGGAAAAGAGCTTAGGAACAACCGAGAGTCCATTCTGAACCAGACGGGTTCACTGATTGAATCGCCTTCCTATTACGGACATCTTACAGGCCTTGAGAACCTGCGGGTGATGCAGCGTCTGCGGAGCCTGCCTGCAAAGAATATCGATAAAGTCCTGCAGATCGTCCGTCTCGACAATCACAAGCACAAGCCCGCCCGGCAGTATTCCCTGGGGATGAAGCAGCGCCTGGGTCTGGCAATGGCTTTGCTGGCTTTTCCAAGCCTGCTGATTCTGGACGAGCCTACGAACGGTCTTGATCCGGCGGGAATTGGGGAGATCCGGGAGCTGATACAGTCGCTGCCTGCTCAGTACGGTATGACTATTCTGGTGTCCAGCCACCTGCTGTCTGAGATAGAACAGATCGCTACCTCCGTTGGCATTATCAGTGAGGGCAAGCTGCTGTTCCAGGGAACGATGGCCGCGCTTCAGGCGCAGAACCAGGCGGCGATACACTTCCAGACCCATGATCCCGCCATGGCGGTCAAAGTGCTGGCTGCGCACGGATACAGGCCCAGAATACAAGAGCGGCTGCTGGTGTTCGGCGCCATGCAGGATTCTGAAGTGGCCCGGATCAATGAAATTCTGGTGTCCAGCCGGATTTCAGTAAGCCGGATCGAGGCGTATAAAAAGAGCCTGGAGGATATCTTTCTTGACCTCACCGGAAAGGAGCGGAGCCTGTGA
- a CDS encoding response regulator transcription factor, with amino-acid sequence MMKNKKVMIVEDEPKIREMIELFLRKEGFFRIYAAGDYRTALALCRLEKPDVAILDVMLPDGDGFSLLSSIRTFSDMPVLFLSARGEDEDRLLGLGLGADDYIVKPFLPRELMLRLTAVLKRVYASQIPERLPVFRLGEQVVDLEGAVVQKEGRELPLTAKEHAILIKLYEDRGRIVTSDAVCQAVWGDDSYGYENTLMVHMRRIREKIEADPSKPAYLLTVRGLGYKLIVQEPR; translated from the coding sequence ATGATGAAGAATAAAAAAGTTATGATTGTCGAAGACGAACCCAAAATCCGCGAAATGATCGAGCTGTTCTTACGAAAAGAAGGCTTCTTTCGCATATACGCGGCTGGAGATTATAGGACCGCCCTCGCACTCTGCCGTCTGGAGAAGCCGGACGTCGCCATTCTGGATGTGATGCTGCCGGACGGAGACGGGTTCTCGCTGCTGTCTTCCATACGGACCTTCTCTGATATGCCGGTGCTTTTTCTGTCGGCACGCGGCGAAGATGAGGACCGGCTGCTGGGGCTGGGCCTGGGGGCCGACGATTACATCGTCAAGCCTTTTCTGCCCAGAGAGCTGATGCTGCGGCTGACGGCTGTGCTGAAACGGGTGTATGCCTCCCAAATACCGGAGCGGCTTCCTGTCTTCAGATTGGGTGAGCAGGTGGTGGATCTGGAGGGTGCAGTTGTGCAAAAAGAAGGCCGGGAGCTGCCGCTCACGGCCAAGGAACATGCCATTCTAATCAAGCTGTATGAGGATCGTGGCCGGATTGTAACCAGCGATGCGGTGTGCCAGGCTGTCTGGGGGGACGACAGCTATGGATATGAGAATACTTTAATGGTGCATATGCGGCGTATCCGCGAGAAGATTGAAGCAGACCCGTCCAAGCCGGCGTATTTGCTGACGGTCAGGGGACTCGGCTACAAGCTCATTGTGCAGGAGCCACGCTAA
- a CDS encoding sensor histidine kinase: MDSAVRILRKFVGSTLMVSLLLLLFNLILLGSLIFKETHQETSPETVVREIAAGLKTAAGKHALEPEAAALLQHHQAWAMLLNQEGKVQWSEQLPAEIPRSYSILEVAKFSRYYLQGYPVYIWEHPEGLLVVGYPKHSYEKYQLEYLTDWLQSLPSRVLLLLLCNVVLAVALSLFIGTRLIRGIRPLIDGIHALAKDKPVRVETGGIFSDLSESINLASATLQAKNTALKSRDEARSNWVAGISHDIRTPLSMILGYASNLEEQVNLTGEQRQQAAIIRRQGEQLRSLVSDLNLVSMLEYDMQPLQLKPVRLSTLARTVASDIINNGLDERYPIDLSITDESLQVMGDEKLLYRAVSNLVQNSVQHNPDGCRIVLRSSRGPEDCCYSLSVSDTGAGIAPEHLPELVLLPYSAGRVHPVRQGHGLGLPMVARIAEAHKGKLILESGTAQGLHATLQFPAWPADSSGPAGQGRHRPGPIAPGDA, encoded by the coding sequence ATGGACAGCGCAGTCCGGATTTTACGCAAATTTGTGGGCTCCACCCTGATGGTCTCTTTGCTGCTGCTGCTGTTTAACCTAATTCTGCTGGGTTCCCTGATCTTCAAAGAAACGCATCAAGAGACCTCACCGGAGACGGTTGTGCGGGAAATTGCCGCCGGCCTAAAGACGGCTGCCGGCAAGCATGCGCTAGAGCCCGAGGCTGCAGCGCTGCTTCAACATCATCAGGCCTGGGCCATGCTGCTGAATCAGGAAGGCAAGGTACAGTGGAGTGAACAACTGCCGGCGGAGATTCCGCGTTCGTACAGCATCTTGGAGGTGGCGAAGTTCTCACGCTACTATTTACAGGGGTATCCCGTATATATCTGGGAGCATCCGGAAGGACTGCTGGTCGTGGGTTATCCCAAACATTCATATGAAAAATACCAGCTCGAATACTTGACGGATTGGCTGCAGTCACTTCCCTCAAGAGTGCTGCTCCTATTATTATGTAACGTTGTACTTGCTGTTGCCCTCTCGCTGTTCATTGGCACCCGGCTGATCCGCGGCATCCGTCCGCTGATCGACGGTATTCATGCTTTGGCGAAAGACAAGCCGGTGCGGGTAGAGACGGGAGGAATTTTCAGCGACTTATCCGAGAGCATCAATTTGGCTTCCGCTACGCTGCAGGCCAAGAACACTGCGCTTAAATCAAGGGATGAAGCACGCTCCAACTGGGTCGCCGGGATTTCCCATGATATCCGCACCCCCCTCTCGATGATCCTGGGCTACGCCAGCAATCTGGAGGAACAAGTCAATCTGACCGGGGAGCAAAGGCAGCAGGCCGCCATCATCCGCCGCCAGGGCGAACAGCTCCGTTCGCTGGTCAGCGACCTGAACCTCGTCTCTATGCTGGAGTATGACATGCAGCCCTTGCAGCTTAAGCCGGTCCGTTTATCCACTCTGGCCAGAACCGTGGCTTCTGACATCATCAACAACGGCTTGGATGAACGTTATCCTATAGACCTCAGCATCACCGACGAGAGCCTGCAAGTCATGGGCGATGAGAAATTGCTGTACCGTGCGGTAAGCAACCTGGTGCAGAACAGCGTTCAGCATAACCCGGACGGCTGCCGGATTGTCCTCAGAAGCTCGCGCGGTCCGGAAGACTGCTGCTATTCCTTATCCGTATCCGACACTGGGGCGGGAATTGCCCCAGAGCACTTGCCCGAGCTGGTTCTGCTGCCATATAGCGCAGGGCGGGTACACCCGGTCCGGCAGGGCCATGGACTGGGTCTCCCGATGGTCGCCCGCATCGCCGAAGCCCACAAGGGCAAGCTTATCCTGGAAAGCGGCACCGCCCAAGGACTGCATGCAACCCTGCAGTTTCCAGCTTGGCCAGCCGATTCCTCCGGCCCGGCGGGCCAGGGGCGTCACCGGCCTGGACCTATTGCACCTGGTGACGCTTAA
- a CDS encoding ABC-2 family transporter permease: MNNLFKYEFMKIAKKRMNIVVVLVSLFLTLLFFIMPVKNYIALERDGSQVNGTAAIRLEKEYAKELEGTLTEERVAKDIKAYQALFSNPENVVKDGDQVNLKDDIYARSVLPHFAYFKMIDEAFVKPQVTDNGLTALRDMRLNKDTAGFYQARADKVKSYLDMDYSDWKYSEQEKQFWNTHNSQVETPYEYGYHAGWKSLFQCFELLIVSIIAICICVAPVFAGEYQSGADSVILSTRYGKSKLIQAKISAAFLFALLVFTVNIVLAVGIQLYAFGTGGWNLPLQILNVTVPYNLSMLEAAVVCVSILYLVLLGMVAVTLLLSAKMKTAFVVLVIDVLIILLPVFLGLSGTNGILNHILMLLPYMAVQPVFPADYTSYFSYPLPGLTLSIITVRIVLYVVICSVCLPFVGRVFKRHQVQ, from the coding sequence ATGAACAATTTATTCAAATATGAGTTTATGAAAATTGCCAAAAAGAGAATGAACATTGTTGTTGTTCTGGTCAGCTTGTTCTTAACCCTTCTGTTCTTTATCATGCCTGTCAAAAATTATATTGCGCTGGAGCGTGACGGCAGTCAGGTAAATGGTACGGCGGCAATCCGGCTTGAGAAAGAATACGCTAAAGAGCTTGAAGGAACGCTGACTGAGGAACGGGTTGCCAAAGATATTAAAGCCTATCAGGCATTGTTCTCTAATCCTGAGAATGTGGTGAAAGACGGGGATCAGGTGAATTTGAAGGATGACATTTATGCCCGTTCTGTATTGCCGCATTTCGCTTACTTTAAAATGATTGACGAAGCTTTTGTGAAGCCGCAGGTCACCGATAACGGACTTACCGCACTCAGAGATATGCGGCTCAACAAGGATACTGCGGGATTTTATCAGGCGCGCGCAGACAAAGTTAAGAGTTATTTGGATATGGACTATTCGGACTGGAAATATTCAGAGCAGGAAAAGCAATTCTGGAACACCCACAACAGCCAGGTTGAAACTCCGTATGAATACGGCTATCACGCCGGCTGGAAGAGCCTGTTCCAGTGTTTTGAATTGCTGATTGTTTCTATTATTGCCATCTGCATTTGTGTTGCTCCAGTATTCGCAGGAGAATATCAATCGGGTGCTGACAGTGTCATCCTGTCTACCCGGTACGGGAAATCAAAATTGATCCAGGCCAAAATATCAGCGGCCTTTCTGTTTGCACTGCTTGTCTTCACCGTAAATATTGTATTGGCTGTAGGCATTCAATTATATGCATTTGGGACCGGGGGCTGGAACCTGCCCCTGCAAATTTTGAATGTTACTGTTCCCTATAATCTATCCATGCTGGAAGCTGCAGTAGTATGTGTGTCCATCCTATATTTGGTTTTGCTGGGGATGGTCGCTGTAACCCTGCTTCTGTCCGCAAAAATGAAAACTGCATTTGTGGTGCTGGTGATTGATGTGCTAATCATATTGCTTCCTGTCTTTCTGGGGCTGAGCGGAACCAACGGCATCCTGAATCATATTCTGATGCTGCTTCCGTACATGGCAGTGCAGCCCGTTTTTCCAGCGGATTATACTTCATATTTTTCATACCCCCTTCCCGGCTTAACCTTGAGCATTATTACCGTGAGAATTGTCCTTTATGTGGTGATATGTTCAGTATGCCTGCCCTTTGTCGGGCGTGTATTTAAGCGTCACCAGGTGCAATAG
- a CDS encoding ABC transporter ATP-binding protein, protein MELVLNKLTKQFGRKTAVDQMTITMKPGVYGLLGANGAGKTTLMRMVCGVLNPTAGDVYLDGKRAADLGEEYRSLLGYLPQDFGYYPDFTAGEFMLYVAALKGISPEKARIRSKELLALVGLTEVSAKKIRTFSGGMKQRLGIAQAVLNDPRILVLDEPTAGLDPKERVHFRNLIANFSKDKIVILSTHIVSDIEYISDTVLMIKDGKLIINRPADNIAHEMDGKVWRCVVAKEAAPAISSSFCVANLHHGDDDTVILRVLSDELPMDGAMNEIPTLEDLYLYHFQNDIAEYRGTK, encoded by the coding sequence ATGGAATTAGTGCTGAATAAACTTACCAAACAATTTGGCCGCAAAACTGCGGTCGATCAAATGACAATTACGATGAAGCCGGGAGTGTATGGCTTGCTTGGTGCGAACGGGGCAGGAAAAACAACTTTAATGAGAATGGTCTGCGGGGTGCTGAATCCTACTGCGGGCGATGTTTATCTGGATGGAAAACGTGCCGCGGATTTAGGGGAAGAGTATCGCAGCCTCCTCGGGTATCTTCCGCAGGATTTTGGATATTATCCGGATTTCACAGCCGGGGAATTTATGCTCTACGTCGCTGCACTGAAAGGTATTTCACCGGAGAAGGCCAGAATCCGCAGCAAAGAGCTATTGGCGTTGGTCGGTCTAACTGAAGTGTCAGCGAAAAAAATCCGTACGTTCTCCGGCGGGATGAAGCAGAGGCTGGGCATTGCGCAAGCTGTTCTGAACGACCCCCGAATCTTGGTCCTGGACGAACCTACTGCCGGACTTGACCCGAAGGAGCGGGTCCATTTCCGCAATTTAATTGCAAACTTCTCCAAAGACAAGATTGTCATTCTTTCTACTCATATTGTATCCGACATAGAATATATATCCGACACGGTTCTAATGATCAAAGACGGCAAGCTGATTATCAACCGCCCAGCCGACAACATCGCGCACGAAATGGACGGTAAGGTGTGGAGATGTGTGGTTGCGAAGGAGGCGGCCCCTGCCATCAGCAGTTCCTTTTGCGTAGCCAATCTGCATCACGGAGACGATGATACCGTTATCCTTCGTGTTCTTAGTGATGAGCTCCCGATGGACGGCGCCATGAACGAGATACCTACGCTTGAGGATTTGTACTTGTACCATTTTCAGAATGACATTGCCGAATATAGGGGGACGAAATGA
- a CDS encoding VanZ family protein — protein sequence MRIFAAQCIFADAFLWENGINDFFASFSIEFVQYFLGAAADIDDVILNLLGGILGYVLFAGGSRYLQRKQARLKLSGGNHYR from the coding sequence CTGCGGATTTTTGCTGCCCAGTGTATTTTCGCGGATGCGTTCCTTTGGGAGAACGGCATTAATGATTTTTTTGCAAGCTTTTCAATCGAATTTGTGCAATATTTTCTTGGAGCGGCTGCAGACATAGACGATGTTATCCTGAACCTTCTGGGAGGAATTCTGGGATATGTCCTATTTGCCGGGGGTTCCCGCTATTTGCAGCGTAAACAAGCACGGTTAAAGCTGTCAGGCGGTAATCACTACAGATAA
- a CDS encoding sensor histidine kinase, producing MNYAKLRMKVFVRMLSLILLALIAVDVLYSLVRGRLGEAGVRLLQYVFGYEYDHALSIYESVLRDHWEIIMLIAISAFFLIFFYFSLSWFTKYFNEVNAGIDALITDEADIKLSPEMSSMEQKLVFVKQTLQKRELEVQLSEQNKRDLVMYLAHDIKTPLTSVIGYLSLLHEAPDMPNEQKENYTKITLEKAYHLERLINDFFEVERYNQQTIQLKKQNVDLSYMLIQMPDEFYPSLTPAGKRMIVNVEDTITVYGDSEKLARVFNNILKNAIAYSDDNSTIEVSAKVQKDMAAVTCTNTGTTIPLDKHNQIFDKFYRLNDARSTNTGGAGLGLAIAKEIVTLHEGQIDMQSENGKTVFSVKLPLISQGGHHG from the coding sequence ATGAATTATGCAAAGCTTAGAATGAAAGTATTCGTGCGAATGCTTAGCCTGATCCTCCTTGCTCTTATAGCGGTGGATGTACTGTATTCATTGGTTCGGGGGCGGCTGGGTGAGGCGGGGGTCCGGCTGTTGCAATATGTTTTTGGTTACGAATATGATCATGCGCTTTCCATTTATGAAAGTGTGCTGCGGGATCATTGGGAGATCATCATGCTGATAGCCATATCGGCATTTTTTCTTATATTCTTCTACTTTTCGTTATCGTGGTTCACCAAATATTTTAATGAAGTCAATGCAGGAATTGATGCCTTAATTACGGATGAAGCAGACATTAAGCTGTCGCCGGAGATGTCCTCGATGGAGCAGAAGCTGGTATTCGTTAAGCAAACCCTCCAAAAACGTGAGCTGGAGGTACAGCTGTCGGAGCAAAATAAAAGAGATTTGGTGATGTATCTGGCTCATGATATAAAAACGCCGCTTACCTCTGTCATTGGCTATTTGAGTTTACTTCACGAAGCCCCTGATATGCCTAATGAGCAAAAAGAGAATTATACGAAAATAACCTTAGAAAAGGCATATCATCTGGAGCGTCTGATCAATGATTTTTTTGAAGTCGAAAGATATAACCAGCAAACGATCCAGCTTAAGAAACAGAACGTTGATCTCTCCTATATGCTGATCCAAATGCCGGATGAATTTTACCCCTCTCTCACGCCTGCCGGAAAAAGGATGATTGTTAACGTGGAAGATACTATAACCGTGTATGGTGATTCCGAGAAGCTGGCGCGGGTTTTTAACAATATTCTCAAAAATGCAATTGCCTACAGTGATGATAACAGCACCATTGAGGTGTCGGCAAAAGTTCAGAAGGATATGGCAGCCGTTACCTGTACGAATACCGGAACAACGATACCGCTGGATAAGCATAATCAAATATTTGATAAGTTCTACCGGCTGAATGATGCCCGTTCAACAAACACGGGAGGTGCAGGTCTAGGCCTTGCCATTGCCAAGGAAATTGTAACTCTGCATGAAGGACAAATCGACATGCAGAGTGAAAACGGAAAAACCGTATTTAGTGTAAAGCTGCCGCTTATTTCACAAGGAGGTCACCATGGATGA
- the vanR gene encoding VanR-ABDEGLN family response regulator transcription factor: protein MVENILVVDDEQAITDLIEIYLKNENYKVTKFYNAQDALKYIESARVDLAILDIMLPDMNGFALCRRIRENYHFPVIMLTAKDEETDKITGLTMGADDYMTKPFRPLEMVARVKAQLRRYKKYQTMPTPDEAVISYSGLVMDVNTHECWLNGQPLSLTPTEFSILRVLCENKGKVISSEQLFHAVWGNEYYNKNNNTITVHIRHLREKMNDSVDQPKWIRTIWGVGYKIEK, encoded by the coding sequence ATGGTTGAAAATATCCTGGTGGTGGATGACGAGCAGGCCATCACCGATCTAATCGAAATCTACTTAAAAAATGAAAATTACAAAGTTACGAAGTTTTATAACGCGCAGGATGCCCTGAAGTATATTGAAAGCGCAAGGGTGGACTTAGCGATTCTGGATATTATGCTCCCGGATATGAACGGTTTTGCACTGTGCCGGCGTATCCGGGAAAACTACCATTTTCCTGTGATTATGCTTACGGCCAAGGATGAAGAAACCGACAAGATTACCGGCCTTACTATGGGGGCTGATGATTATATGACCAAACCGTTTCGTCCGCTTGAAATGGTTGCCCGGGTGAAGGCGCAGTTACGCAGATATAAAAAATATCAGACGATGCCAACACCAGATGAAGCGGTCATCTCTTATTCGGGGCTGGTTATGGATGTGAACACGCATGAGTGTTGGCTGAACGGGCAGCCTTTATCGCTCACGCCTACGGAATTCTCAATCTTAAGGGTTCTTTGTGAGAATAAGGGTAAAGTAATCAGCTCTGAACAGTTGTTCCATGCGGTATGGGGCAACGAATATTACAATAAAAATAACAATACCATCACTGTGCATATCAGGCATCTGCGGGAAAAAATGAATGACTCGGTAGATCAGCCGAAATGGATCCGGACGATATGGGGGGTGGGGTACAAAATTGAAAAGTAA
- a CDS encoding CueP family metal-binding protein: protein MKNKMLVTAAGVVVVIALGAYMFAGNADKKEPGQTDTQAVGGDVQTAAMDTPGLKQLVHDFSSRSKKAESASISSTQLIVKESDGKSAAYALPADEFFVSIAPYVDQTHPCATHSLTGCQGEMTGEEFNISVTDSDGTVIMDNKTVKSQPNGFIDLWLPRDRTYQVTIEHDGKQAESELSTFEKDDTCVTTMQLG, encoded by the coding sequence ATGAAGAATAAAATGCTGGTAACCGCTGCCGGGGTGGTAGTTGTTATTGCCTTAGGAGCATACATGTTCGCGGGGAACGCAGACAAGAAAGAGCCGGGGCAAACGGATACACAAGCCGTCGGGGGGGATGTGCAAACTGCTGCAATGGATACGCCGGGCCTCAAGCAATTGGTGCATGATTTCAGCAGCCGCAGCAAAAAAGCGGAGTCCGCGTCCATTTCATCCACACAGCTGATTGTGAAGGAGAGCGATGGCAAGTCGGCAGCCTACGCATTGCCGGCCGATGAATTTTTTGTCTCTATCGCGCCTTACGTGGACCAAACCCATCCATGCGCAACCCACAGCCTGACCGGCTGCCAGGGCGAGATGACAGGGGAAGAGTTCAACATCTCGGTTACAGACTCGGACGGCACAGTAATCATGGACAACAAAACGGTGAAATCCCAGCCCAACGGCTTCATCGATCTGTGGCTGCCCCGGGACCGGACCTATCAAGTTACCATTGAACATGATGGCAAACAGGCGGAGTCCGAGCTTTCCACGTTTGAGAAGGACGATACTTGTGTGACTACAATGCAGTTGGGATGA
- a CDS encoding WD40/YVTN/BNR-like repeat-containing protein: MNFTRKLQKKALTILSAGLLAFAGWGTAVSPAQAAAPAVPASSCSTGDHGILQDLQKNQTAKGADPLTFTTVDFLNADTGRAAGNGFVIGTSDGGCHFQEIYQGQWSFQQIDFPDNVHGWALASVKGGQVKYLIRTTDGGSTWKRLSQSPVTFERIEFVDGTTGFGYNRASTYYTKDGGSTWTRIPTPANTRGADFTTRSSGWAVVVAQGSGYQIMRTTDGGASWKQLKKVAYPNPQYAQVYVNASQVYTVLYGGSGMSQTSYSLYGSSDAGGSWTQIIAQATAGGGPAPGSGPAKQEKGPASGSPGNMQVVGKTTAFLVGYQPAAQMVGTGMTENNGRTWSNSKTVLGFEGVISFTDRNQGWLAVRNMNSSTLYATKDGGASWKAKFSFEF, encoded by the coding sequence ATGAACTTTACTAGAAAATTACAGAAAAAAGCTCTAACCATTCTCTCAGCGGGCCTGCTCGCCTTTGCGGGCTGGGGAACTGCGGTGTCTCCGGCACAGGCGGCAGCGCCCGCCGTACCGGCATCGTCCTGCAGTACGGGAGATCACGGAATTCTGCAGGATTTGCAGAAGAATCAGACGGCTAAGGGGGCGGACCCGCTTACTTTTACCACCGTGGACTTTCTGAATGCAGATACGGGACGGGCGGCCGGCAACGGCTTTGTGATTGGGACTTCGGACGGCGGATGCCACTTCCAGGAGATTTATCAGGGACAGTGGAGCTTTCAGCAGATTGATTTTCCGGATAATGTGCATGGCTGGGCCCTCGCCTCTGTGAAGGGGGGGCAGGTCAAATATCTGATTCGTACCACGGATGGAGGTTCCACCTGGAAGCGGCTAAGCCAGAGTCCAGTGACCTTTGAACGTATAGAATTTGTAGACGGTACAACCGGATTTGGCTATAACCGCGCTTCTACCTATTATACAAAAGATGGCGGAAGCACCTGGACCCGGATTCCTACTCCGGCCAATACGCGCGGGGCGGACTTCACTACCCGCAGCAGCGGCTGGGCGGTCGTGGTTGCACAGGGCAGCGGCTACCAGATCATGAGAACCACTGATGGCGGGGCAAGCTGGAAGCAGCTGAAAAAGGTGGCCTATCCAAATCCGCAATACGCCCAGGTCTACGTTAACGCCTCTCAGGTATATACGGTGCTCTATGGCGGTTCGGGAATGTCGCAGACCTCGTACTCCCTTTATGGCAGCTCCGATGCAGGCGGCAGCTGGACCCAGATCATCGCCCAGGCAACAGCCGGCGGGGGTCCTGCTCCCGGAAGCGGACCAGCCAAACAGGAGAAGGGGCCGGCTTCAGGCAGTCCCGGAAATATGCAGGTGGTCGGCAAAACCACAGCCTTCCTGGTCGGCTATCAGCCCGCAGCCCAGATGGTCGGCACCGGCATGACTGAGAACAACGGCCGGACGTGGAGCAACTCCAAGACAGTCCTGGGCTTCGAAGGCGTGATCTCCTTCACCGATCGGAATCAGGGCTGGCTGGCGGTACGCAATATGAACAGCTCGACCCTGTATGCCACCAAAGACGGCGGCGCGAGCTGGAAGGCTAAGTTTTCTTTTGAGTTTTAG